ATGGAAATATCTTTAGCTTCTGTGGCTGAAAACATTTTGACAGGAACATGTACAAGTCCAAAGCTTATAGCGCCTTTCCAAAGTGTATGCATGAAATCCCCCCTATTTCTTCATGACTCAAGTATATCCAGAAGAAATATGGTTTATGAATGAGGACGGCCACCAGTTTTTCATTAGCCGGCTGAAGATCTGCCATAAGATTGGCATATACTTTACCATGGAAGGAGGCGTACCGTAAGTAGGAGGACATTCGGAAGTGTCGAGGATACCGAGTCTTCCACTAGTCCCGGCCCCCACATAAAATAAGCGGCCCCCTGTTTGAAGGAAGCGATGATCAGATAAACGGCATCCGCAATAACGGGAAGCAGATTTTGGATGACCCCTGCAATTTGATGATCCTCCTGATTGATTTTCTTTACAATTTCCAGAGTAGATTAGCTGGTCAATATTCCGTATATGTTCATTTATTTGTTCCGTAGTCAGTTCATTCAGTAGGTTGCTCATATCAAACAACACCTCTTAATTCAGTTGTGCAAGGCGATAATGGGCTAGCCAAGCGGCGCTGACGGCGGGTGAATGGAGGGGCTTGTGTAAAGTAATGTAAGGGTATGCCTGTTTCAGCGGCCGTGTAAACAGGCGCAGGACAACGTCGAGGTTTGGACTTATCCGGTATACAAAGATGATTACTATCCTGGCATGCTCGAGCTTGGACAAATTCAAGGCAAACAATACAGGCTTCCAATTTACACCTTCCAATGGGCATGGGGCGGCAACAAACGAATGCTGGAAGAAGCCGGGATTGACTGGAAGAGAATCCAGGCGGAAGGCTATGTGGCATTACCCGGTTGATCTGAAGATTGATGTAGAAGTTTCCGCCAATATGAAGAAGTTCAGGGAACAAATGGAAAAACCCGATCTTCCAGGCTCTGCTGAGCGGAGAAAAGACTCCCGAACAGGCAGCGGAAGAATATAAAACCAAAGGAAGTCAGATGTTTAAACAATAATGAAGCACAGGAGGACCGATATGCCGTCTAATTCAGCTTTATCCGATCCGTCACCGGTCCGTCTGCAAAAGCCCCAGTCCCGCCTGAACCAGTTTTGGCGGGACTACGGCTGGGTGTACCTTTTTATTTTAATTCCTGTTTTATTATTTCTTGTTTTTACGCTTTATCCGGTGGTTACCGCTTTCCTGATGAGTTTTCAAAAATATAAAATTTTGGGTTCGGATTGGGTGGGTTTGGCTAACTACAAGTACATGTTCCAGGACGAAGTATTTTGGAAATCAATCCGGAATACGGTCATTTTTACAATTGGTACTGTCCCTGTGAATATCGCGATTACCTTTATGCTGGCATTCTTCATATTTCATCTCCGATACCGTTGGCAGACCTTTTTTAAAGCCGTCCTGTATCTGCCTGCCGTGGCTTCCGGTGTAACTATTTCTCTGGTATGGTTGGCATTTTTCGACCCGACACCATCAGGAATGCTGAATCAGTTCCTCGTATTGTTTGGCATAGATCCGGTTATTTGGCTCGGGCAATCCAATACAGCCCTATTTTCCCTTATGTTAATGACGTATCTCGGAGCACACGGAAGCGGGATCATTTTGTATCTGGCTGCGATGGGGGAATCCCCAAATCTCTGTATGAAGCCGCAGATATTGACCATGCAAGCGGATGGGCCAAATTCACCAAGATTACCTGGCCTTTACTAAAGCCGACCACTTTATATTTGCTGGTAATGGGGGTTATCACATCCTTTCAGGTTTTCATCAGCGTGTATTTGATGACTCAGGGCGGGCCTAACTTTGCCACTGCGACTATAGCTTATCTGATTTATGAAACCGCGTTTGTTTTTAATGATTTCGGCCTGGCATCTGCCCAATCGTTTGTCCTGGCTGCCATGATTATTGTAACTTCCGTGCTGCAGTTTAAGTATTTTTCCACGGACATCGAGTACTAGGGGGTACACCAAATGAATTTAAAAACGAAAACAGTCTGGAAAAGCATCGCCGTCTTCCTGCTGCTTGTTTGGGCCCTCACTACCATTATCCCGCTTTACTGGATGATGATCGGATCGTTTCAGGATTCACTGAGTTCCGCCACCTATGAACCGCAGATGATCCCATCGGTCTGGTCCGTAGCTCCCTATGAGCGGTTTTTCAATCAGACAATGGCCTTGCGCTGGCTCCTTAACTCTGTAATTGTAGCGGGAGTCATTACAATTACAAACGTATTCTTTGCCTCTTTGGCCGGTTATGCGTTCGCGAAGCTGAAATTTCCGGGAAGAAATACGATTTTCTGGGTTCTGCTCTCCACGATGATGATTCCCTCCCAAGTTACCTTGATTCCGCTTTACATACTGATGATTAACGTGTTTGAACTGGGAGACACCTATACGGCTATTATTTTGCCGTCTATTGTAACAGTAGGGAACATATTCTTAATGAAGCAGTATATGTCCACGCTGCCAACCTCATTGATTCATGCTGCCAGAATTGATGCATGCAGCGAATTCCGGATCTTTTATAAAATCATTCTTCCTATGGCTAAACCGGGATTGGCCGTTCTTGCCATCTTCACCTTCGTGGCGCAGTGGAATGAATTCTTCTGGCCGTTCCTGGTTACCAAAACAAGTGAGATGAGAACCATTCAGGTAGGGCTTGCGAGCTTTAAGTTCGCCCAGTCTACGGACTACGGGGCGATTATGGCGGGAGCGACTATCGGGGCTTTGCCGATGATCATTTTATTCTTTGCGCTCCAGCGCTACTTCCTGCAAGGAATTACGATAGGTGCTGTTAAAGGATAAAAGCCGGATACGTCCGGACTTCCCGAACAAAGCCGCTTGCAGCCAGTGAACAAACTTGATGAACCCGGAGGAGGACTAGTTATGGCACGCGTTGTGTTTGATCAGATAGAAAAAGTGTTTGAAGACGAGAAGAAAGGGACGTTTAAAGCGGTCTCCAATTCCAGCTTTGTCATTGAAGATAAAGAATTTGTTGTGTTTGTAGGTCCTTCCGGATGCGGAAAAACGACCTCGCTGCGAATGATTGCCGGTTTGGAGCGGCAAACCTCGGGAGATATTTACATCGGGGACCGGCTGGTCAATACTCTTCATCCTAAGGACAGGGATATTGCCATGGTCTTTCAGGATTATGCCCTCTACCCCCATATGACAATCCGTGAAAACTTGTCCTTCGGATTGAAAAACTTGAAACGTCCGAAGGCGGAAATTGAGGCAAAAGTAAAGCAGGCTTCGGAAATTCTTGGTTTGGAAGACCTGCTTGACCGCAAGCCAAAAGAGTTAAGTGGCGGACAAAGGCAGCGGGTTGCTGTAGGCCGTGCCATTGTCCGGGATCCTCAGGTGTTCCTCTTTGATGAGCCTCTTTCCAATCTGGATGCCAAACTTCGTGTTCAGATGCGTGTTGAGCTTGCCGAGCTGCACAAAAGGCTAGGTGCTACGATTGTGTTTGTAACTCATGACCAGGTCGAGGCTATGACACTTGGGGAACGGATTGTAGTGATGAATAAAGGTGAAATCCAGCAAATTGCCAGTCCGACGGAACTGTATAACAAGCCTAATAATATGTTCGTTGCGGGATTCATGGGTTCTCCTGCCATGAACTTCATAGATGCCCGTATCGAAGGAAACAAATTAACGATAGAAGGTACGGAATTTATTCTTGCCGATCCAATGGCGAAGGCATTGGCTGCTTATCAGAATAAACCTGTTATTCTGGGCATTCGTCCTGAGCATATATATGGGGAAGATTTCTCTCAGCATGTGTCCAAGGATAATAAAATCAGGGCGATTATCAGTGTTATCGAAAATTTGGGCGGGGAGAATCTCGTTTATTTCAAAATCGGTAACAGAATGATCACTGCCCGGCTGCACCCCGAGGCATCCGTAAGTGTCGGAGAGAATAAACCGTTCGTGTTTGATTCCAGCAAGCTGCATTTCTTTGATCCAGAGACAGAAGCCCGTATTGTATGGTAACACTTGCCAAGTTACCCGTTTTTTCAGAACAAAGCTTTTAATGTTTTTGCCATGCAAAAAACAGGGGAGGGTAAAACATGCGTAAACTAAGTGAAATCATGGTTCAATCCGGCATTCTGATTTACCGGGAAATCACCAGATTGGCCCTGTTCAGTTTGGTATGCTCGGCAGTGCTGATCCCAATTGGGTTCTTTTTTCCGATTCCCATCGCGTTCCTGCTCTTGTCGGCCGTTTATTTTCCCCTGATGGCGGGAGTACTGTACAGCTGTCATCATTACCTGTCCAAGAAGCATGGCGGGACCCGGAAAATTTTCCGGGGGCTATCAGGTTTTACCTTCCATCCGTCCTATTTGGATTATTGATAGGCTTATTTGTGCTGATTCTTGTTTCATCCTGGATGTATTACGGCAGCAGAAGCGGCATGGGTTACTTTATACTCGCTGTATTCCAGACCTATTTTGTCACCATGTTTTTTGTGTCACAACTGTACACATTACCTCTGGTCATTCAACAGGAAACCGGATTTTTCCGTGCTGTGAACCAGAGCATCAAGCTGTTTTTGAAGCATCCTCTTTATACGATCGGGGCCTTTTTTCAGGTTGTCTGTGTTACGGTGACGCTGGTCCTTACCGTGGTCGGGTTTATGGCTTTATACCCGGGAGTGATGGGCATCTATCTGAACAAGGTAACGGCAAATCTGATCCGTACCCCTGAAGAATCCGGGCCGAAAGAAGACAACTGGACGCTTGTCCGCAGCAATCCGGAAAATCCGGGCCAGGCTGTCCAGTAGAAGAAATTTCTATAAAACGAGTTCCGGCGTGGAAGGGAGTTTTCATTCATGAAGCATGCTGTGTTAACTGGAGCCGATCAGCTTAAGGATTATGCAGCGCTGTTTCCGGCAAGGGCAAGAGCAGGCCTGCTTACGAATCCAACCGGTATCACTTCTTCTTACGAACCGACCTGGGCGGTTCGAAGACGAACATGACAGGGAGCTCGGCATCCCGGTGTTCAGCCTTTATGGGAAACATAAAGAACCGACTGAAGAGATGCTTCGGCACGTAGATATGATCATTTTTGATATTCAGGATCTGGGAGTCCGATTTTATACGTACTTATCTACCCTTCTGTATACCATGCGGGCTTGTGCCCGGGAAGGGAAGACTTTTGTGGTGCTGGACCGGCCCAATCCTCTTGGCGGCGGAAAGGCAGAGGGCGGTATGCTTCGGTCCGGTTTTACTTCCATGGTAGGGGCCTGCCCAATGCCGATTACAACAGGACTTACGATCGGGGAATTTACCGCGTATATTAACGGGCAAACAGATACGCCCTACGAGCTTTCAGTTGTACCTCTTAAAAATTGGAGAAGGGGGATGGAGTTTCCCGAAACAAAGCTTCCCTGGCTGAACCCTTCTCCTAATATTCCGACCATAGATTCAGCCAGGGTGTATGCCGGAACTTGCTTCTTTGAGGGTACCAATCTATCGGAAGGAAGAGGCACTACAAGACCTTTTGAACTGATTGGTGCCCCTTGGCTAGACTCGAGGAGTCTGGCCCGGAGGTTAAATGAGCGGAATCTTCCGGGAGTTCATTTTCATCCGCTCTATTTTTCACCTGCTTTCTCTAAGCATCAAGGACAGCTTTGTGAAGGGATTCAGCTGTTTGTCACGGATCCTTCCTCCTACCAGGCGGTGCGTACCGGTTTGACCCTTCTTCATGAGGTACAGAAGCTACATCCGGACCGTTTCGAATGGATTCCCCCTTTCAGGGAAGGGGGAAAGCCGTTTATTGATCTGCTGACAGGCAGCGACAGGGTCAGGACCTCCCTTCATATTCCGGGTATGTTGGAAAACATTCTGGAAGATTGGGAACGGGAAGCAAGGCAATGGAGGCAGGATACAGAGCGATACTTGCTGTATAAGGAGGAATAGTCAATGCTGGACAATTTGCGGAACAAGGCAAAGCGGATTGTGGTAGGGTTAATGTCCGGAACCTCTCTGGATGGGGTCGATGCAGCTGTTGTCGAGTTGAGCGGACCTGGTCTTTATCTGGAAATGAGACTATTGCATTATGTATCCGTTCCTTATGAAGGAGAAGTTCAAGAACGGATCAAGGCTTTGTGCAGCCCAGATTCATCGGATATCAGATCCATTTGCTGCGCCAATTTTTGGGTGGCGGAACTGTTGGCCAAAGCGGCCCTGACGGCTGTGGAGCAGGCCGGATACAGAATGGAACAGGTGGATTTGATCGGGTCTCACGGGCAAACTGTTTGGCATCAGCCCATCCCTGGGACGGAACCTCCCTGGTCGGTTGCCTCCACCTTGCAGATCGGGGATATTTCCGTTCTGGCGGCAAGAACCGGCAAGCCTGTAGTAGGCGATTTTCGGACGGCGGATATGGCGGTTGGGGGCCAGGGTGCACCCCTGGTTCCGTTTGCGGACTATATTTGCTATCGGGATCCGGTTAAAGGAAGAATCCTTCAGAATATCGGCGGTATTGCAAACTGTACGGCAATTGCCGCCGGGGCCAAGATGGAGGAGCTTATCGCCTTTGATACGGGCCCGGGGAATATGGTGATCGATCAAGCTGTATTTCTGCTGTCAGACGGGGTCAAAAGCTACGATCATGCGGGAGCCTGGGCGGCCCGGGGGAGGTTG
This Paenibacillus larvae subsp. larvae DNA region includes the following protein-coding sequences:
- a CDS encoding carbohydrate ABC transporter permease, translating into MNLKTKTVWKSIAVFLLLVWALTTIIPLYWMMIGSFQDSLSSATYEPQMIPSVWSVAPYERFFNQTMALRWLLNSVIVAGVITITNVFFASLAGYAFAKLKFPGRNTIFWVLLSTMMIPSQVTLIPLYILMINVFELGDTYTAIILPSIVTVGNIFLMKQYMSTLPTSLIHAARIDACSEFRIFYKIILPMAKPGLAVLAIFTFVAQWNEFFWPFLVTKTSEMRTIQVGLASFKFAQSTDYGAIMAGATIGALPMIILFFALQRYFLQGITIGAVKG
- a CDS encoding ABC transporter ATP-binding protein gives rise to the protein MARVVFDQIEKVFEDEKKGTFKAVSNSSFVIEDKEFVVFVGPSGCGKTTSLRMIAGLERQTSGDIYIGDRLVNTLHPKDRDIAMVFQDYALYPHMTIRENLSFGLKNLKRPKAEIEAKVKQASEILGLEDLLDRKPKELSGGQRQRVAVGRAIVRDPQVFLFDEPLSNLDAKLRVQMRVELAELHKRLGATIVFVTHDQVEAMTLGERIVVMNKGEIQQIASPTELYNKPNNMFVAGFMGSPAMNFIDARIEGNKLTIEGTEFILADPMAKALAAYQNKPVILGIRPEHIYGEDFSQHVSKDNKIRAIISVIENLGGENLVYFKIGNRMITARLHPEASVSVGENKPFVFDSSKLHFFDPETEARIVW
- a CDS encoding exo-beta-N-acetylmuramidase NamZ family protein, coding for MFSLYGKHKEPTEEMLRHVDMIIFDIQDLGVRFYTYLSTLLYTMRACAREGKTFVVLDRPNPLGGGKAEGGMLRSGFTSMVGACPMPITTGLTIGEFTAYINGQTDTPYELSVVPLKNWRRGMEFPETKLPWLNPSPNIPTIDSARVYAGTCFFEGTNLSEGRGTTRPFELIGAPWLDSRSLARRLNERNLPGVHFHPLYFSPAFSKHQGQLCEGIQLFVTDPSSYQAVRTGLTLLHEVQKLHPDRFEWIPPFREGGKPFIDLLTGSDRVRTSLHIPGMLENILEDWEREARQWRQDTERYLLYKEE